TTAAAAAGTCTAAGTCTAAAAAGATAACCGGAGAAAAAACTAAGAAAATAAAGCGTTAAGATCTTCCAGTTTCTTAATTTGTTTTTGTTCAATTTTAACACTTTTTTCCGGACGAGGTAGAGCGGCTTCACTAAAGCCTAACTTAAGGCCCTCTTTAAGACGCAGCGTTGTTTGTGGAATGGCTCTTATCTCTCCACCTAAGCCAACTTCACCCATGATTAGGCGCCCAGTGGGGAGAGGGCGATCTAAAAAGGAGGAAATAACCGCTGCGCAAACCGCCGCATCCAAGGCTGGATCCGTGGTTTTAAATCCTCCAACTACGTTAAGAATAATATCTTGATTACTTAAATTAAACTTGGTTCTTTTATTAATAACGGCGGCTAAAACTTGCAGTCTGTTTAGGTCAAAGCCTGAGGTTTTTCTTTGCGGATAACCGAAAACGGTTTTAGTTACTAGGGCTTGGATTTCCACTAAAAATGGACGACTGCCCTCAATAATACAACCCACGGCCGATCCGCTAATCTTTAGATTTTCATCTTTTAACGAGATAGCTGTTGGATTGGTTACTTCTTTAAAGCCAAGACCGGTCATTTCCAAAAGACCTATTTCATCGGTTGAACCAAAACGATTTTTAGCTGCTCTTAAGACTTGGTATCCACCGGAGTTTTCTTGTTCAAGATAAAGGACAGTGTCTACCAGATGCTCAAGAGATTTTGGACCAGCTAAATTACCATCTTTGGTAATATGACCGATTAAGATCATAGCTATATCATTTTTCTTAGCTGTTTCCAAACAACGAGAGGCGGCGGCTCTAATTTGATTAAGACTACCGGCTTCTTGCGGTATTAGTGGACTATGTACTGTTTGGATTGAATCTATAATCACCAACGAAGGGTGATTCTTTTCTATAGCCTTAGCCACTGCTTCAATGTCCGTATCAGTAATACAATTAAACTTAGATAAGTCACAATTAAGTCTTTCAAGTCTCATCCTTATTTGCCCTAAAGATTCTTCGCCGGAAACGTAAATTATTTTATGATTTTTAGATAAATTATTGGCAATCTGCGCTACCAGGGTGGACTTTCCAATACCCGGTTCGCCGGCTAAAAGAGTTAATGAACCAACTACTAGACCACCTCCGAAAACTCTGTCTATTTCTTTAACTTCGGTTTTTAGACGATTAAGATTAGCTTGCTTAGCTGAGGATAATAAAACAACCTCAGCCTCTTTAGATGAAGTAGAAGAAGATTGTTCGGTGGGTACTAAAGAGCCCCAAGCACCACACTCTGTGCAACGACCTTGCCACTTGGCGGATTGTGCATCGCAGGCGGTGCAAACATAAAGAGATAAGTTTTTAGGCATATATATAATTAATAACGGAGAGATTTTTTAAGAACTTGAATTAAGTAACAGAATTTATTAAAGATCTGTTAAAGATTTATTCTCATTAAGCGTCCGCTTATAGGGTCAATGTAGTAGAGATAATTACCGTCCGGTGAGAGACGAAGGTTAGTCATCGGGTGATTTAAGTTAGTATTAATCATTTCTCTTAGGCCGGTTTGTAAATTAATGCGATAAAGAACATCTGGGGTATTGGCGGCGATTTCTGGCAACATACCAGCTCCTCTTTCCAGTCTTTGCGGTACCGCGCAGTATAAACCGTTATTTCCCGCGAAAGTACATTTATCTGCCCAAGTATTTAAATTAAGTGGTCGACGATTAGCTCCAACAGCGTCTCCATGAGCGTCTACCGTCCACAGGGTTGGTTTATAGTCATTATCTGAAGAATAAACACTGTAGACCAACTGTTGCCCAGTTGGGGACCAAAGAGGACGAAAATCTCTTCCTTCGGTAATGATTGATTTAAAGTTTTCATTATTTTGTCCGACAAAGAAAACTTCTTTACGATTAAAGTCAACTCCTTGTACATACATGGCAACCATTTGATTATTGGGTGACCAAGAAGAAATTACCATTCTTTCGTTATCTCCCAAGGGTTCAATGGCTTTAGATTGTGAGCCATCGTCGGAAGAGACGATCAGCCAACGGTTTTGGGGGTCAAGACCTATGCTTTTAGAAACTATTTGGTCACCGTTTGGTGAGAAATCAAAATCTTTCCAGTGTTTTGGTAGGGTAACTTGTCTATTGGTTTGAAAATTATAGTTTATCTTATTACCGTCCGGGTATTCAATAATAGCTTTGTCTCCATCCGGTGCCCAAATAACGTTTGAGACATTAAAAAATTGTTGATCCGCCAGCATTTGTATTTCTCCATTAGCGTTAACCGTATAAAATCTATTGTCGGCGGGGTTGTAGAATTGAAGTTTTTGTTGATTATTCATGGTCGCAAAAGCGCTTCTGGGAGCTATTTCACTTGGGTCTGTTGGACTAGAAGGGTCGGATGATAGGGGCGGTTGAGAAATAATAGGGTCAGTTCCTGGAAATATTCCTTCACCCTCGGGATCAAATTCTCCCGGTATTCCAGGGCCTGCTTGAGGAAAGCCATCACCAAGGCTTGGATCGTCCTCAGGGAAAGTTTCACTGATTGGTGAAGTGAAGAAAAACATCCTAAAAATAGCGTAGCCGATTAAAACGGCAACAGCCAATAAAAGAAGGCTTAAGAGGATTTTTTTCCCCATTCCTGGAGGTATTGTCATTGGCATATGTTTTTAATAAAAATAAGTTGTTTAATTAAAACGTCTATGGTATAATTTAGAGTGTATTGATTATAGTATATAATTTATTGTTTCCCGTGTCAAAGCGGTGCAATTATCTTTACATTTTATGGGACTATTTTCTTCTTCGCCCCAAGGTTACTTGGGCATTGACATTAGTGCTCCTAGCGTTAAGGTGGTAGAGCTAAGACGCAATGGCGGCAAGGTGGCTTTAGCTACCTACGGTTTTAGCGAACGCTTCGCTGATGCGGTAACGCCTAATCAGGCACAGCTCGATGTTGTTAAAACCTCTGATTTGATCAAAAAGATTTGCCATAAGGCAAAAACTTCTTCAAATTCGGTTTTGGTTTCCTTGCCGACTTTTTCGGTTTTTTCTTCAATTATTAACATTAACGATAGCGTGGCTAAAAAAGATATTACAGCTGCTATTAACTGGGAGGCTAAAAAGGTTATTCCTTTGCCGTTGCAAGACATTGTTTTAGATTGGCAGAAGATTAGCTTTGGTGCCACCGAAGAAGAAAAGGGTAGTAGCCGTATTCTGTTAACTGGAGCCCCTAAAGCCTTGATCCAAAATTATGTGAGTGTCTTTAAAGCGGCTGAAATGAACTTGTTAAGTTTAGAAACGGAGATTTTTGCTCTAATTCGTTCTTTGTTAGGTAATGACAGATCCCCGGTAATGATTGTGCAACTTGGTTCAACCACCACTAATATTTTTGTAGTGGATAAAAGCGTACCGGTTATTAATAGAAGTATTGCCGCTGGCGGTATTAATATTACCCAAGCGATTGCTGCCCAAGCTAATATTCCTTTAATTCAAGCGGAGCAGTTTAAACATGACTTAGTTCACAAACAAGATCCGGACGGGCAAGTTATGCCGGCTATGATTATAGAAGCGTTAGCACCGGTGGTTAATGAAATAAAATATATTTTGGATGTTTTTGGTGGCAAAGACGGACGTCGGGTGGAAAAAATAATGTTAACCGGTGGCGGTGCTCTTTTGCCTGGTCTGTCAGATTACTTGAGTGATTATTTTAATATTAATACAGTGGTCGGAGACCCCTGGTTTAGAATAGCTTATCCTTTTGAACTTAAGCCCATTCTTGAGAAAATAGGTCCTCGTATGGCAGTGGCCATTGGTCTAGCTATGCGGGAGTTTGATAGGAATTAGCGAGTTTGGCTAGTATGGCTTTTATTATCCCTTCCCTAAAGCATAAGCAAACACCGCCCGGTAAGGCTCCGGGAGGTTTTTCAAGGTGGCTAAGAAAAAAAATGTATAAACTACGAACTCTTAAGCATCGCTTAAGAGCCGCTCGTTTAAAGTGGGAGATTAATAGTTTTGAAAAACGTCGAGCTAAAGAGGCTGAGAGACTTGATAAAAAAAGACATATTTCGCAAGCGTCGGGTGGGCAAAAGCAAGAAAAAAACTTTTTTAAAGAAAGAACAATTAAACAAGAAAAAAATCATGAAGTTAAAGAAATAAAAAATGATGAAGTTAAAGACCTAAAGCCAGAGATAAAGGAAGAGCCCATTAAAGAAACTTCTTTTTTTAATAATGACCCTAAGGTAGAAGATAAAAATTCTAAAACAGAGATAGGTAAAATACATTCTTTAACTTTTTTTGAAAAACTTTTTGCTGCTTTTGGTGTGTCTCGAGAGAAAGAAAAAATTAATAAAGAAGAAAAACATCCTGAAGTTAAAGTTCCTGAGATTAAGGAGATAAAGACCGAGACAAAAGAGGAAGTAAAGCAAGAAACAAAAGAAGAGCCAACTAAGGAAGTTTCTGTTTTAAGTAATAACTCTAAGTCACAAGATAAAAGCCTTAAGACAGAGATAGATAAAGCACAAAAAAAAGATAAAGCAGATTCTTTAACTTTCTTTGAAAAATTACTGGCTGCTTTTGGTATGTCCCAAAAGAAGGAAAAAATCAATGGAGAGGAAAAGTTTCATGAAGTTAAAAAAGAAAAGACCCATGAAGTTGAAGAAGAAAAATCTCATCAAACTACTGAGGTAAAATCGGAAATAGAACAAGAAAAAGAAATTAAAGATAATTCGAATAAAGAGTCAATTATCTTATTTGGAGAGCCTACAAAAGAAGATGAGGAAGAGCCGATAAAAGCAGCTTCACCGATTTTGGAAAAAAAATCTTTATCACCCATTGGTCTTGAAAAGCCTCCTCGGCCCAAGACTGGTATTTTTTCCGCTCTTTCCGCCTCATTATCTTTCTTCTTTTCTTCTTTGTCTTTGTTTAAAAAATCCAAAACAAAGGAGAATGAAGAAAATAATGAGTCTATTAAAGCACCAATTGTTGTCTCTGATTTTAAAGAGGGTGGTTTTGTTAAAAAAGTTAGTGAGGATAATCAAGAGGGTAAAGAAACTAAAGAGAGTTTTAGAGATAAAAAAATTGAGGTAGGTAATCAACTTGAAAAAAACAAGGAATCTCATGAAGATAGCAGAAAGCTTAGTGAAGATAATAATGAACTCAATGATAATTATAAAAACGATCTTGTCTTGGATAATGATATTCCTACAGTTTTTCTTGACTCTGACGAGTTTAGTAGGGAGATTAAAAAAAGTGATATTAAGGAAAAAGAAGGTGTTCCTTTGGAAAATTCTTTACCTAAGGATCTGAATGATAAAAAAATTCAAGACAAGCAAGCTCAGTCGGTAAAGGATTCAGTAAATGTAGATAGTAGTGATTTATTAGCTGGGAAAAAAAGCAAATTAGCCCTTAAGCTTTCCAAAGAAAGAGAAGAGGAAGAGGTAGTTAGACACCGACTTTCTGTAGAAAACCGTTTTTGGCAATCTTACAGGGGGCCACAAACCAACTTGGTTAAAAATCAACAGGTAGTTTTCTTTAATTGGAAACAAAAGACCTTGGTGTTATCTTTATCGGTAATATTGTGTTGTTTGATAATCAGTGTCGCCTATATCGGCTTATTAATTTGGCAAAAAGATATTATTGATAAAAGCCGAGAATCACAAATTAATTATCAGGCGATCAATAAACAAATTGCTGAAAAAGAAACTGAACTGCGTGAAGTGATTGATTTTAACAATTCTTTGGTTTTTGTAAGCTCCATTATAAAAAATCATGTGTCTTGGGTGGGATTTGCTTTAATGTTGGAGGAAACAACTTTAACTGATGTTTATTGGGAGCGTTTTTCGGGAGATATTTCCGGCAAGTATGTTATTCCCGGTATAGCCAGAAATTTGGCTGCTCAGACTTCTCAAGAAGAAGTATTAAGAAAACACAAATGGGTTAAAAGTGTTACGACCCAAAACAGTCAGGCCCTGGTTGGTGGCAATGAGACTCAACAGACTTCTTCTGAAGAAGAGAATAAAGATGAAAATCAGGCACCTTCTTCAGGTGGTGATAATAGAATAATGTTTAATTTAGAGATTGAGATTGACCCTTTAATTTTTGTTGGGGGTAATTAGAAAATATTCATATGGCTAATATAA
This genomic window from Patescibacteria group bacterium contains:
- the radA gene encoding DNA repair protein RadA, with protein sequence MPKNLSLYVCTACDAQSAKWQGRCTECGAWGSLVPTEQSSSTSSKEAEVVLLSSAKQANLNRLKTEVKEIDRVFGGGLVVGSLTLLAGEPGIGKSTLVAQIANNLSKNHKIIYVSGEESLGQIRMRLERLNCDLSKFNCITDTDIEAVAKAIEKNHPSLVIIDSIQTVHSPLIPQEAGSLNQIRAAASRCLETAKKNDIAMILIGHITKDGNLAGPKSLEHLVDTVLYLEQENSGGYQVLRAAKNRFGSTDEIGLLEMTGLGFKEVTNPTAISLKDENLKISGSAVGCIIEGSRPFLVEIQALVTKTVFGYPQRKTSGFDLNRLQVLAAVINKRTKFNLSNQDIILNVVGGFKTTDPALDAAVCAAVISSFLDRPLPTGRLIMGEVGLGGEIRAIPQTTLRLKEGLKLGFSEAALPRPEKSVKIEQKQIKKLEDLNALFS
- the pilM gene encoding type IV pilus assembly protein PilM, which translates into the protein MGLFSSSPQGYLGIDISAPSVKVVELRRNGGKVALATYGFSERFADAVTPNQAQLDVVKTSDLIKKICHKAKTSSNSVLVSLPTFSVFSSIININDSVAKKDITAAINWEAKKVIPLPLQDIVLDWQKISFGATEEEKGSSRILLTGAPKALIQNYVSVFKAAEMNLLSLETEIFALIRSLLGNDRSPVMIVQLGSTTTNIFVVDKSVPVINRSIAAGGINITQAIAAQANIPLIQAEQFKHDLVHKQDPDGQVMPAMIIEALAPVVNEIKYILDVFGGKDGRRVEKIMLTGGGALLPGLSDYLSDYFNINTVVGDPWFRIAYPFELKPILEKIGPRMAVAIGLAMREFDRN